A genomic segment from Candidatus Zixiibacteriota bacterium encodes:
- the nuoL gene encoding NADH-quinone oxidoreductase subunit L has product MSDYLFLVPLFPLIGFLTNGLLLGRLPRPVISFVGCASVGLSLILSVMVFFELKAMPADFRILQQVLFEWVPSGDFHVNIGLLLDPLSAVMILVVTGVGFLIHVYSVGYMHHDPGYGRYFTYLNLFTFSMLTLVLADNFLLMFVGWEGVGLCSYLLIGFWFEKKSASDAGKKAFIVNRIGDFGFLIGMFIIFWQVKSLDFLTVSEMAPSVFMAGGALITTTCILLFVGATGKSAQIPLYVWLPDAMEGPTPVSALIHAATMVTAGVYMLARTNALFIMAPDALMVVAIVGALTALFAATIGLAQNDIKRVLAYSTVSQLGYMFLACGVASFTAGIFHLMTHAFFKALLFLGAGSVIHAMSNEQDMRNMGGLKKHLPITFMTMLAATLAISGIPGFSGFFSKDEILWKSFSSDYGHPIFWVLGFVTAGLTAFYMFRLIFMTFFGKERMDDKTKSHIHESPKSMTVPLMALAVLSLFGGFVGVPHILGGSNHFEKWLEPVMAAGKHLPESHALASAAGNTGMEWGLMAASVGLVFISIYFAHLLYKKKTDLSTSLREKFSGVHKVLLNKYYVDEFYGAVVVRPVVYFSLFLWKVFDVVVIDGFLNGLASFYQEISEFVRTGQTGRVRTYATVFVFGVVLLIAYIVLD; this is encoded by the coding sequence ATGTCCGATTATCTGTTTTTGGTGCCCCTGTTTCCGTTAATTGGTTTTCTGACCAACGGTTTGCTTTTGGGACGCTTGCCGCGGCCGGTGATCTCGTTCGTAGGATGTGCCTCGGTTGGTCTGTCGCTCATCCTTTCCGTTATGGTCTTTTTCGAGTTGAAGGCTATGCCGGCGGATTTCCGCATACTCCAGCAGGTGTTGTTCGAATGGGTACCATCGGGAGATTTCCACGTCAATATTGGCCTGCTTCTGGACCCGCTGTCCGCGGTGATGATTCTGGTCGTTACCGGCGTGGGCTTTCTGATTCACGTTTATTCCGTCGGTTACATGCACCATGATCCCGGATACGGCCGCTACTTCACCTATTTGAACCTGTTTACTTTCTCGATGTTGACTCTGGTCCTGGCAGACAACTTTCTGCTCATGTTCGTCGGATGGGAAGGCGTCGGGCTTTGCTCCTACCTGTTGATTGGTTTCTGGTTCGAGAAGAAGTCTGCCTCCGATGCCGGCAAGAAGGCGTTCATCGTCAACCGTATCGGTGACTTTGGCTTCTTGATCGGCATGTTTATAATCTTCTGGCAGGTGAAATCACTCGATTTCCTGACCGTTTCAGAGATGGCCCCGAGTGTGTTCATGGCCGGTGGCGCGCTGATTACGACGACCTGTATACTCCTTTTCGTCGGAGCTACCGGTAAGTCGGCGCAGATACCGCTGTATGTCTGGTTGCCGGACGCCATGGAGGGCCCAACGCCGGTATCCGCGTTGATTCACGCCGCTACCATGGTGACCGCCGGTGTTTACATGCTGGCGCGGACCAATGCGCTGTTTATAATGGCTCCCGATGCCCTGATGGTAGTGGCTATCGTGGGCGCACTGACAGCGCTGTTCGCGGCGACCATCGGATTGGCCCAAAACGATATTAAGAGAGTACTGGCCTATTCTACTGTCAGCCAGCTCGGTTATATGTTCCTCGCCTGCGGGGTAGCTTCCTTTACCGCCGGTATCTTCCATCTGATGACTCACGCCTTCTTCAAAGCCCTGCTTTTCCTTGGGGCCGGCTCCGTTATTCACGCCATGTCCAACGAACAGGACATGCGCAATATGGGTGGCCTGAAAAAACATCTGCCGATTACCTTCATGACCATGTTGGCCGCCACCCTGGCAATATCAGGGATACCCGGCTTCTCAGGCTTTTTCTCGAAAGATGAGATCCTGTGGAAATCTTTCTCTTCGGATTACGGCCATCCCATTTTCTGGGTCCTGGGATTCGTGACTGCGGGACTGACCGCATTCTATATGTTCCGACTCATTTTTATGACTTTCTTCGGCAAGGAGCGGATGGACGACAAAACGAAATCGCACATCCATGAATCTCCGAAATCTATGACCGTTCCTCTAATGGCGCTCGCCGTGCTTTCGCTATTTGGCGGTTTTGTGGGCGTGCCTCATATTCTCGGAGGATCAAACCATTTTGAAAAGTGGCTTGAACCTGTTATGGCGGCCGGTAAACATTTGCCCGAGTCCCACGCCCTTGCGTCGGCGGCGGGGAATACCGGCATGGAATGGGGATTGATGGCGGCCTCCGTCGGGTTAGTATTTATCTCCATATACTTCGCCCATCTGCTTTATAAGAAGAAAACCGATCTGTCAACCTCCTTGAGAGAGAAGTTCTCCGGCGTGCACAAAGTGCTGTTGAATAAGTATTATGTGGACGAATTCTATGGGGCGGTAGTGGTCAGACCAGTCGTATATTTCTCGCTCTTTTTATGGAAGGTATTCGACGTGGTGGTTATCGATGGCTTTTTGAACGGACTGGCTTCATTCTATCAGGAAATATCCGAGTTTGTACGCACCGGCCAGACCGGTCGTGTAAGAACCTACGCCACCGTGTTTGTTTTCGGTGTCGTGCTTTTAATTGCCTATATAGTGCTGGATTAA
- the nuoK gene encoding NADH-quinone oxidoreductase subunit NuoK, producing MVPLSAYVIVAAVLFGIGTIGVMISRNLIVLFMSVELMLNAANLTLIAFSQTLNVLDGHVFVFLVLTIAAAEAAVGLAMVITLFRNRETINIDRFNILKW from the coding sequence ATGGTTCCGTTATCAGCATATGTCATCGTAGCCGCGGTCCTGTTCGGCATCGGCACCATCGGGGTAATGATCTCTCGCAATCTGATCGTCCTGTTTATGTCCGTCGAACTGATGCTGAATGCCGCCAATCTGACATTGATCGCCTTTTCGCAGACGTTGAACGTGCTCGATGGACACGTTTTCGTATTCCTTGTTTTGACTATCGCGGCCGCAGAAGCCGCCGTGGGATTGGCTATGGTCATTACGCTGTTTAGAAACAGAGAGACAATAAATATCGACCGGTTCAATATTCTAAAGTGGTGA
- a CDS encoding NADH-quinone oxidoreductase subunit J: MSLDAVIFLISAVVAVFGATMMIAQRNPVLSVLYLILSLVAQAVLYVQLGALFLGAVLIIVYSGAILVLFLFVIMLLNLRGSEDLGEGSGPMSKFSKYILAILFVVELILVVRTGFSRADPLVGIMTEQAPDFGSVEAVATLLFTKYLYPFELAGVLLLAAIVGAVVMTRNPSEDESPAAGADEDAGKVDFKAEGK, encoded by the coding sequence ATGAGTCTTGATGCTGTCATATTTCTGATTTCCGCCGTGGTAGCGGTGTTCGGCGCGACCATGATGATCGCCCAGCGCAATCCAGTGTTGTCGGTGCTATATCTGATCCTCTCGCTGGTGGCGCAGGCCGTGTTGTATGTTCAACTCGGTGCGCTGTTTCTGGGAGCTGTCCTCATTATCGTTTACTCCGGCGCCATACTCGTGCTGTTTCTGTTTGTCATTATGCTTCTCAACCTAAGGGGAAGTGAGGACCTCGGTGAAGGCTCCGGGCCTATGAGCAAGTTTTCAAAATATATTCTCGCAATCCTGTTTGTTGTCGAACTGATCTTGGTGGTAAGAACCGGCTTTTCCCGCGCTGACCCCCTTGTCGGTATTATGACCGAGCAGGCTCCCGATTTTGGCTCGGTAGAAGCTGTGGCGACGCTGCTGTTTACTAAATATCTCTACCCGTTTGAGCTTGCCGGCGTTCTGCTGCTGGCGGCTATCGTCGGCGCTGTCGTAATGACCAGAAACCCCTCGGAAGACGAATCTCCGGCGGCTGGTGCCGATGAAGATGCCGGGAAAGTCGATTTCAAAGCGGAGGGCAAATAA
- the nuoI gene encoding NADH-quinone oxidoreductase subunit NuoI, which produces MNEVLKAIGNVFLKMPKGFVVTFKHMFKKPVTLDYPRKKKPMAPRYRGLHYLERYDDGTERCVCCGLCAAACPADAIYMEPEETEKGERKAKIYEINLLRCIFCGFCEEACPEEAIFLGHEYEFSADTRDSFIYTKEQMLVPHPRKDNPFKRMYRRVRKVYGVTDKQV; this is translated from the coding sequence ATGAACGAAGTACTGAAAGCTATCGGAAACGTGTTCTTGAAGATGCCCAAAGGGTTTGTGGTCACCTTTAAGCACATGTTCAAAAAACCGGTCACCCTCGACTACCCGCGTAAGAAGAAGCCCATGGCTCCGAGATACCGCGGCTTGCACTACCTGGAGCGCTACGATGACGGCACCGAACGCTGCGTGTGCTGCGGCCTTTGCGCGGCAGCCTGCCCGGCGGATGCTATATACATGGAGCCGGAAGAAACCGAAAAAGGCGAAAGAAAAGCGAAAATCTACGAGATAAATTTGTTACGGTGTATCTTCTGCGGCTTCTGCGAAGAAGCCTGCCCGGAAGAAGCCATATTCCTGGGACATGAGTACGAGTTCTCGGCCGACACCCGCGATTCGTTTATCTATACCAAAGAGCAGATGCTCGTGCCACATCCACGAAAGGACAATCCCTTCAAACGTATGTACCGCCGGGTGAGAAAAGTTTACGGAGTAACGGATAAGCAAGTATGA
- the nuoH gene encoding NADH-quinone oxidoreductase subunit NuoH, producing MLEIIIASSIKVLFVVIAVLTGCAYSTWLERKVVGHLQHRIGPSYAGPFGLLQPIADAVKLMFKEDIMPDKVERATYALAPIISFTPALLTFAVVPFGMDMTVFGYDVKMVLSDLNIGILFVFAITSLGVYGIVLAGWSSGSKYSLMGGIRSSAQMISYEVSYGLSIIGVLLIANTLSLRELVSQQTTDSIWFFSNWFVWKQPLGFLIYITCAIAETNRLPFDLPEAESELVGGYHTEYSSMRFAMFFIGEYANMLAVSAVAATLFFGGWHGPFVETFPLLGIFWFVFKVFVFMFCYVWLRGTFPRFRYDQLMNFGWKVLLPLALLNTMVTGLFVVLGWL from the coding sequence ATGCTGGAGATCATTATAGCATCATCGATCAAGGTCCTTTTTGTAGTGATCGCGGTCCTGACCGGATGTGCCTACTCGACCTGGCTTGAACGGAAAGTTGTCGGGCATCTCCAGCACCGTATCGGTCCGTCCTATGCCGGGCCATTCGGCCTTCTGCAGCCGATTGCCGATGCGGTCAAGCTGATGTTCAAAGAAGATATCATGCCCGATAAGGTGGAAAGGGCGACCTATGCGCTGGCTCCAATCATATCCTTCACGCCTGCCCTGTTGACCTTTGCGGTCGTGCCGTTCGGCATGGATATGACGGTATTCGGTTATGATGTCAAGATGGTTCTGTCTGACCTCAATATAGGTATCCTTTTCGTATTTGCCATCACATCGCTTGGCGTATATGGAATTGTGCTTGCCGGCTGGTCATCGGGCTCAAAGTACTCATTGATGGGCGGAATTCGTTCGTCGGCCCAGATGATCTCCTATGAAGTGAGTTATGGACTGTCTATCATCGGAGTGCTGCTTATCGCGAATACGCTGTCACTGAGAGAACTGGTAAGCCAGCAGACCACCGACTCTATCTGGTTTTTCTCCAACTGGTTTGTGTGGAAACAGCCGCTCGGCTTCCTGATATATATAACGTGCGCTATCGCGGAGACGAATCGCCTGCCGTTTGACCTGCCCGAAGCCGAGTCGGAGCTTGTCGGTGGTTATCACACCGAGTATTCATCGATGCGGTTCGCGATGTTCTTTATCGGCGAGTACGCCAATATGCTGGCCGTTTCCGCCGTCGCCGCCACCCTGTTCTTCGGGGGATGGCACGGGCCGTTCGTGGAAACCTTCCCTCTGCTGGGCATATTCTGGTTTGTCTTCAAGGTTTTTGTCTTCATGTTCTGTTATGTCTGGCTGAGAGGAACGTTCCCGCGCTTCAGATACGATCAGTTAATGAATTTCGGCTGGAAAGTGCTGTTGCCTCTGGCGCTTTTAAACACTATGGTAACCGGGCTGTTTGTTGTACTGGGGTGGTTGTAA